The following nucleotide sequence is from Acyrthosiphon pisum isolate AL4f chromosome A2, pea_aphid_22Mar2018_4r6ur, whole genome shotgun sequence.
GGATCCTGATCTGCCCTTTGTTCTGAACTTTGCAATTGCTTGTTCAGCTAGATCGGCTCTTTCTTCAGCCTCTTCCAGTTCTTGTTGGGCCTTACGGAACTTAGCCAAGTTGAGTGCGGCAATTTCTTCGGCCTCTTCGATCTGTCTCTTGTATGTCTTGATCTTTTGTTGCAGTTTGTCAACCAAGTCTTGCATGCGCTCATGGTTCTTTCTGTCTTCGTCTCCTTGGAAGCTCAACTCCTTAATTCTACGCTCAGATTTTCTTAGGTTCTTTTGCGCATCGGCGTGTCTGCGTTGTTCACCATCCAACTCGTTCTCCAATTCTCGTACCCTTTGTTCGAGTTTCTGAATAGCTTTCTTACCACCCTTCAATGCATTATTTTCAGCTTCATCTAAtcttacctaaaaatattaaataagtattaaaaataatgccaTCATACTTTAAGAATTAAAACAgtccattaaaattaaaatttatttaatcatgcTTACTTGTAATTCCTTGATTTGTGTTTCAAGAGCTTTCCTAAGTTTTTCTTGGGTTTGTGCGTGGTCTTGTTCGGCTCTGAGTTCATCAGCAAGTCTGGCAGCGTCTACCATTGCCTTCTTGGCCTTTTCTTCGGAGTTCTTAGCTTCATTCAATAACTCGTCTAAGTCAgactgtatacaaataaatacattattaataaacgttatacttggaaaatattcaatttatgctataatattacatgtaagGTTTGTAGTTCTCCTTCCAGCTTCCTCTTGGCAGCAGAAATGGAGGTAGCCTGTGCGGAAAGTTCATTGAGCTGTTCATGAGCATCAGCCAATTCTTGTTCAACTTGTCTCCTGCCACGGTCAGATTGTTCCAATAAGGTTCTGGATTCTTCCACTTCGTTTTGTAATGCGTTCGCTCGTCTTTCGGAGATTCCCAACTGTTCTCGGGCATCTTCTCTAGCCCTAGATTCTTCTTCGAGAGCAGTTTGTACATCCTTCAATTGTTGTTGGTACCGCTTAATGTTCTTTTGGGCTTCAGCATTAGCTTTGTTAGCGTGGTCTAAAGCGATTTCAAGTTCATTGATGTCAGCTTCCAACTTCTTCTTCATTCTAAGAGCTTCAGCCTTTCCTTTAGCTTCAGCTTCCAAGCTAGCTTGCATAGAGTCTAAAGCACGTTGGTGGtttttcctaaaataatataggttgtATGCGTTATGTACATTTCAAAACTTTCAAAtcttacttaaatataatttcagtaTTGCATTAAATGTTAGGTAATTAAAGTATATAAAGATATTCATCACTTTgctaggtataaatattttaacaattatattttacctgGTATTTTCGAATTCCTCTTCTTTCTCTTGGATACGTCTGTCAATTTCTTGTCTAACTTGAGACAGTTCCAATTGTGCTCTCAATACTTTGTTCTCTTCCTGTTCTAATGCTGCTTCAGCTTCTTCTAATGCAGCCTGGAGTTCATCCTTCTCAACTTCCAATCGTTTGCgttgtttttcaatttcatgGATGTTTCTGCCACCTTCACCAATTTGATCAAGAAGATCCTTGACTTCATCTGTTCAAatcaaaatagtattaatattacacattataatacataacacatttaaataaagtataaaacttaCCGGCTAGATTCTTGTTTTCACGTCTGACTCCTTCCAATTGTTCTTGAGCTTCTTCATAGGCTCCCTTAAGACGGAAGAGTTCAGTGGAATAGTTTCTGCATTCTTTCTGGCTTGCATCTAATTCAGCTGCTAAGTCATCAACCTTGAGTTTCCATTCTCCAATGATCTTGTCAATGGCCTTGGCCTTCTTTTCAGCAGCATTAGCAATTGCTGTTGCTCTGTCGACTTCCAATTGTAAGTCTTCGACTTCAGTTGCCAAACGTTGTTTCGTTTTCTCTAAAGCAATAACCTTTTGGTTGAGTGACTCGATGGTCTCTTCAGCTTCAGCGAGACGAGCTTGCAATTTGCGTCTAAGAAAATAAAGGTTATGTGAATagtatattagatttaaaaatattataatatgtctacacAGGTTTTAAAtgcattgcataatatattttatttgaataggaGAATACTCACTTAGCTTCCTCAAGTTCTTCAACTCTGGCAATACCCTCAGATTCATATTTGGTACGCCATAATTGAACTTCAGCATTAGCCTTGCTCAATTGTCTTTGAATGTCAGCCTTAGCTTCAGCTTCTTCTTCCAATTGTTCACGAATGTTGTCAATATCGTGTTCCAAGTTTCTGAATTTACCCAAAAGTGTAGCGCGTtcctaaataaaattgaataatatcgattaatattataagtaaaactgcaataagtttttatataaaaatatttacccttCCTTCTTCATCAGCCAGTCTCTTAGTATCTTCGAGTTGGGTGGTGAGGGAAATCTTGATCTTAGCCAACTGAGAAACCTGTGATTCGGCTTCTTCCAATTGACGAAGTAAGTCGGAGTTTTCAATGCTCAACTTCTTCTTGGCAGCATCAAAGTCATTCAATGTGCGGTTGGTTTCATCAAGTTTACCTTGAACTTCGTTCAACTGGTGTTGTACTTGTTTGTAGATCTTTTCAGTCTGggcctaatattataaatccgaAATAAATTAGAATCCAATCGTACATTATTTGTAGAACAGAAAATGAACACAAACACGAAACAATTATTTGAACACATTTTACAAGTATTAGTACATATTTGATTAAGACATCATCATACATTTACAACGCACACTTTAAATCTAAGTTATTTTAACGTCACAGAAAACGTATTACTCAGCACATTTTAACTGGaacataagtattttaaacaGTCATTACTAAAtcctatgtttataaaatatgttagtaGCTCatgataaaaacattgtattattttgactatttataatgtaatattataatatttgcctGCTAATAATGATGACTTTTAAAACTTTCAACAACGAAGCTTCTATTACATACATAAAGTTAAGTGCGAAAATgaatttaaagatttattaatgtgaagcaatttttttttttgaattattattcgaATGTTCTTTTTTGCCAAAGCAGTACATCATTTGTTTTTTCAACCAACCTTTTCGTTAGAAATGTGGTCTAAGCTTGCACGTGTGTCATTCAATTCACACAAGAACTGGCATTTATCCTTCTCAGCTCTAATAAtcaatacaacattatttttatttacattttaaactatcgttgcttacaaaaataaatattatatttatatattaatttatttcagatTCATCGCTTTAAACtgaccaaataatatatttaattgccTCTGTGGTACCTACTGATTATATCATCAAGATCTTAATACCCTAAttagataatagataaaaatgaatttattttaaacaggaATAAACATGCTTTCGAAGTTTGTTTTCATTGAATTACAAATGAGGATAAAACATGGTCATGCAACATATATAAACACTGAACCTTAGTGTTTTTTCTACCTTTTCTCTAGATATTAAATCAACAGCAGCTCTAGTGTTGTTTAAGTCGTTGGCAAGATAATGTGAATGATGCTCAGCcctaatttgataaaatatatattattttaaatcgttaatacaacaatttatttacattagacagataattaaataaattaaaaaatgatttaataattaataaaaacttacttttCTCAATtacttaatgtatattttaatttatttaataccgaTAAATTATTCTAGTGCTTggaagtttaattatttaaaattattatttctaacgaTAAATTTCGTAACGATTATGCAGTTCAAATAGTTTATAGATAAAGCACccatatataattaaatcatatcaGTATGgaatgtatatttttcattattataaaatttcattgttatatttttttaaatagtaaaaatacgaAACATACTTGGTCTTGAGTTTGTTCAACTGGTCGATTTGGTCACCCATCTCTGCAACGGCGTCATTGTGCTTCTTGCGTAAGTTGGCTAAGGTAGCTTCGTGTTGAATGTTAGCTTCCTCCAAATCACGACGGAGTTTGCTCATCTCAGCTTCACGTTTCTTGTTCAACTCAATTTGAGCGGAAGTAGCACCACCAGCTTCTTCAAGGCGTTCGCCCAACTCTTCCAATTCACGGGCAAGATCAGCGCGTTGCTTCTCAgcctatcaataatataaatatatatattggttagTAAAAATGCGTAACTTACATTAAATCGTAAGACTAAATCGaataatttaaacgttatttttcaattgttattaGTTGTTACCTTAGCGCGGGCTTGTCTTTCGGCTTCAACCTCTTCTTCGAGTTCTTCGATTCTCGACTGAAAGGGGAATgacgaatattaattaaaaattaaaagttacaatTAAGTAAACTATCTAATAgcatacttttcaaaatataaaataatatatttaatcgcTTACTTGAAGTTCtttgatttgtttttgttgtttgcCAACTAAAGCTTGTTCGTCTTCTAGTTTGGCAGTAAGGGAAGCCAATTCCTTGTCTTTCCTTTGAATTGTTTGTTCAAGTTCTTTTTTGTTGCGTTCCAAATCAGAAACAGCTTCTTGGGTAAGTTTCAAGTCTCCTTCTGTCTTCCTCTTACCCTTTTCAATATCACCTCGTAATTTCTTTTCACGTTCTAACGAATCTTCCAACTCGTCCAAAGTTTGTTCCAACTTGTTCTTAACTTTGTTAAGATGGTTGATTTTGTCTTCAGCCGCCTATAATCAAATAATGAGCAATTATTTACTCAAATGTATTcgataattactaaaaattgtGGATTAGGTATTAATCTTAAATGTTAAAACTGACCTGTAATTCTTCGGCAGTTTTCTGGGCGGTTTCACCAGACAATTTCTTTTCTTTGTTCAACTTGTTGATAAGTTCGTCTTGGTGAGCAATTTCATCATTCAAGTTGCGAATTTGGTGATCTTTGGATGCCTTATCTTGATCGGACTTTTGAATAGAAAGTTCCAAATCTTCGACATCTTTTTTGAGTCCTGCATTTTCTTGTTCCAATTTCTTTTTCTGTTGGAACAGTTGGTTACGCGCATCTTCTTCCTGGGTTAACCTCTCTTGAGTTtcctataatacattttgaacattttagcaAGACGTACATTATTAAtacgtgtataaattatttaaatttatagaataGACGTAACAAATTTATGTTGTATCCctgcatatataattatatatataaataagaaagAGTTTTCATaggatgtaaaaaatactaaaataatttgtctgtacgtttctataaaataaaatattttgtaaaagagtaatatattattaatatttaaaagagaaatataactaaattatttgtttgaatgTCTGCcaaatctaattaaaaaaataaatacttcgAGTAATACTAATAGTTTGAATACTCATCGGTGCATGTCAAAATTACgtgggtataaaatataaattatacaaattaaacaggTTAATGAAGTACATGTTTAAAGAATTTTACTTGATGAATGCCGTTTACACATAAACCAATGTTATCCAGATGTTTTGATAATGACCCAACAGTCAACGCGTttgatttaatcatttattttgggAATATTTTCAACATATCTATAGAGGTCGGTATGTtggtatttttactaaaataacgATGAAATCAGATTACGAAACCTATTCTATAGTATGCCTCTATGTAAACGTGTATTTTGTTCAACATTTCAAACACAATCTCTTTTAgtgaaacatttataaatacacaattaaaataaaaagagtactatttacaattttagtaatGTAACATTCTATGATACGTAATAAATCAGATAATTTTACTTCTTTAATTAATGCAATGCAATGTTATAGAAATAAACTCTTTTAAAActacttacattttaataaaatacctacacaagcacacaactttaaaaaaatgtataaattgtatattcattctatttaaaataagtttaaccAACTGTTAGCATATTCAAGTGTCTGTATTTAATACACCGAAACAgcgtataacttatatatttctatatattctatatatttgttttgtttttatgtgtACTTTATACTGTATAGGACtgtacttttattatacaacaatacagcataatatatttatattgtaaaaaaaaaaattaatattataatataagtattttttaacttagataatattgttcaaaagtAAATATGgcgatgtattaaatattaaataaaagtgcCGGTCAAGCAgcgtttcttttttaatttaaattaattagtatactataagtagtgtgtaaattaaaattcaacattcttaaataataattattaaagttacaaACAAAACATCGCCGAgtgatgtaggtatttattttttagaaatccttaattttttcatataatttatttttaaatatctaatatatgtattaaataacatgcaataaataaaattgtttttttttcatacatcaGAATATTAATCTATTTCCAGGTACATTGCGTGTGGGCACGTGTTATCGCATGTCCCCCACCCCCCATATCGGGATTTATGGGCCTTTTCGTTGCCAGCGAATTTTTCTAACATGTCGTGAAATCTATGTTATGAAAGAAGGAGAAGGAGA
It contains:
- the LOC100167379 gene encoding myosin heavy chain, muscle isoform X23 codes for the protein MPRVVKQEGDDPDPTPYLFVSLEQKRIDQTKPYDAKKACWVPDEAEGFVQGEIRGTKGELVTVALPNGEEKSFKKDNVCPVNPPKFEKAEDMADLTYLNDASVLHNLRQRYFCKLIYTYSGLFCVAINPYKRFPVYTNRCAKLYRGKRRNEVPPHIFAISDGAYVNMLTNKENQSMLITGESGAGKTENTKKVIAYFATVGASTKKEEEAAGGVKKKGSLEDQVVQTNPVLEAFGNAKTVRNDNSSRFGKFIRIHFGPSGKLAGADIETYLLEKARVISQQSLERSYHIFYQIMSGSVKGVKEMCMLSNNIYDYNNVSQGKITIPGMDDGEEFMLTDQAFDVLGFTEEEKNDIYKITASVMHMGGMKFKQRGREEQAEADGTDEGARVAKLLGVDCDDLYKNLLKPRIKVGNEFVTQGRNKDQVAYSVGAMSKGMFDRLFKFMVKKCNETLDTQQKRQHFIGVLDIAGFEIFDYNGFEQLCINFTNERLQQFFNHHMFVLEQEEYKKEGINWAFIDFGMDLLACIDLIEKPMGILSILEEESMFPKATDKTFEDKLTSNHLGKSPNFRKPAPPKPGCQAGHFALAHYAGVVSYNITGWLEKNKDPLNDTVVDQFKKGTNKLLVEIFADHPGQSGGQADAGGKGGRGKKGGGFATVSSSYKEQLNNLMTTLKSTQPHFVRCIIPNELKQAGVIDSHLVMHQLTCNGVLEGIRICRKGFPNRMVYPDFKLRYKILAPAAAEKETDPKKCAGVILENVGLDPDKYRLGHTKVFFRAGVLGQMEELRDERLSKIIGWLQSYIRGYIARKDFKKLQDQRLALLVIQRSLRKYMKLRSWPWWKMWSRVKPLLNVANIEDELRRLEEEVEKVTAALEREEKLRKELEALNSKLLAEKTQLLQSLEGEKGSASSIQERAAKLAAQKSDLESQLSETQERLTQEEDARNQLFQQKKKLEQENAGLKKDVEDLELSIQKSDQDKASKDHQIRNLNDEIAHQDELINKLNKEKKLSGETAQKTAEELQAAEDKINHLNKVKNKLEQTLDELEDSLEREKKLRGDIEKGKRKTEGDLKLTQEAVSDLERNKKELEQTIQRKDKELASLTAKLEDEQALVGKQQKQIKELQSRIEELEEEVEAERQARAKAEKQRADLARELEELGERLEEAGGATSAQIELNKKREAEMSKLRRDLEEANIQHEATLANLRKKHNDAVAEMGDQIDQLNKLKTKAEKDKCQFLCELNDTRASLDHISNEKAQTEKIYKQVQHQLNEVQGKLDETNRTLNDFDAAKKKLSIENSDLLRQLEEAESQVSQLAKIKISLTTQLEDTKRLADEEGRERATLLGKFRNLEHDIDNIREQLEEEAEAKADIQRQLSKANAEVQLWRTKYESEGIARVEELEEAKRKLQARLAEAEETIESLNQKVIALEKTKQRLATEVEDLQLEVDRATAIANAAEKKAKAIDKIIGEWKLKVDDLAAELDASQKECRNYSTELFRLKGAYEEAQEQLEGVRRENKNLADEVKDLLDQIGEGGRNIHEIEKQRKRLEVEKDELQAALEEAEAALEQEENKVLRAQLELSQVRQEIDRRIQEKEEEFENTRKNHQRALDSMQASLEAEAKGKAEALRMKKKLEADINELEIALDHANKANAEAQKNIKRYQQQLKDVQTALEEESRAREDAREQLGISERRANALQNEVEESRTLLEQSDRGRRQVEQELADAHEQLNELSAQATSISAAKRKLEGELQTLHSDLDELLNEAKNSEEKAKKAMVDAARLADELRAEQDHAQTQEKLRKALETQIKELQVRLDEAENNALKGGKKAIQKLEQRVRELENELDGEQRRHADAQKNLRKSERRIKELSFQGDEDRKNHERMQDLVDKLQQKIKTYKRQIEEAEEIAALNLAKFRKAQQELEEAEERADLAEQAIAKFRTKGRSGSTARGGSPIGHRPPVKPQFDGFAFPPRFDLHPEGDF
- the LOC100167379 gene encoding myosin heavy chain, muscle isoform X34 — translated: MPRVVKQEGDDPDPTPYLFVSLEQKRIDQTKPYDAKKACWVPDEAEGFVQGEIRGTKGELVTVALPNGEVKDFKKDQVGQVNPPKYEKAEDMSNLTYLNDASVLYNLKERYYHKLIYTYSGLFCVAINPYKRFPVYTNRCAKLYRGKRRNEVPPHIFAISDGAYVNMLTNKENQSMLITGESGAGKTENTKKVIAYFATVGASTKKEEEAAGGVKKKGSLEDQVVQTNPVLEAFGNAKTVRNDNSSRFGKFIRIHFGPSGKLAGADIETYLLEKARVISQQSLERSYHIFYQIMSGSVKGVKEMCMLSNNIYDYNNVSQGKITIPGMDDGEEFMLTDQAFDVLGFTEEEKNDIYKITASVMHMGGMKFKQRGREEQAEADGTDEGARVAKLLGVDCDDLYKNLLKPRIKVGNEFVTQGRNKDQVAYSVGAMSKGMFDRLFKFMVKKCNETLDTQQKRQHFIGVLDIAGFEIFDFNGFEQLCINFTNEKLQQFFNHHMFVLEQEEYKREGIEWTFIDFGMDLQQCIDLIEKPMGILSILEEESMFPKATDKTFEDKLTSNHLGKSPNFRKPAPPKPGCQAGHFALAHYAGVVSYNITGWLEKNKDPLNDTVVDQFKKGTNKLLVEIFADHPGQSGGQADAGGKGGRGKKGGGFATVSSSYKEQLNNLMTTLKSTQPHFVRCIIPNELKQAGVIDSHLVMHQLTCNGVLEGIRICRKGFPNRMVYPDFKLRYMILAPATMASEPDPKTSAAKCLQEIQLDPESYRIGHTKVFFRAGVLGQMEELRDERLSKIIGWLQSYIRGYIARKDFKKLQDQRLALLVIQRSLRKYMKLRSWPWWKMWSRVKPLLNVANIEDELRRLEEEVEKVTAALEREEKLRKELEALNSKLLAEKTQLLQSLEGEKGSASSIQERAAKLAAQKSDLESQLSETQERLTQEEDARNQLFQQKKKLEQENAGLKKDVEDLELSIQKSDQDKASKDHQIRNLNDEIAHQDELINKLNKEKKLSGETAQKTAEELQAAEDKINHLNKVKNKLEQTLDELEDSLEREKKLRGDIEKGKRKTEGDLKLTQEAVSDLERNKKELEQTIQRKDKELASLTAKLEDEQALVGKQQKQIKELQSRIEELEEEVEAERQARAKAEKQRADLARELEELGERLEEAGGATSAQIELNKKREAEMSKLRRDLEEANIQHEATLANLRKKHNDAVAEMGDQIDQLNKLKTKAEHHSHYLANDLNNTRAAVDLISREKAQTEKIYKQVQHQLNEVQGKLDETNRTLNDFDAAKKKLSIENSDLLRQLEEAESQVSQLAKIKISLTTQLEDTKRLADEEGRERATLLGKFRNLEHDIDNIREQLEEEAEAKADIQRQLSKANAEVQLWRTKYESEGIARVEELEEAKRKLQARLAEAEETIESLNQKVIALEKTKQRLATEVEDLQLEVDRATAIANAAEKKAKAIDKIIGEWKLKVDDLAAELDASQKECRNYSTELFRLKGAYEEAQEQLEGVRRENKNLADEVKDLLDQIGEGGRNIHEIEKQRKRLEVEKDELQAALEEAEAALEQEENKVLRAQLELSQVRQEIDRRIQEKEEEFENTRKNHQRALDSMQASLEAEAKGKAEALRMKKKLEADINELEIALDHANKANAEAQKNIKRYQQQLKDVQTALEEESRAREDAREQLGISERRANALQNEVEESRTLLEQSDRGRRQVEQELADAHEQLNELSAQATSISAAKRKLEGELQTLHSDLDELLNEAKNSEEKAKKAMVDAARLADELRAEQDHAQTQEKLRKALETQIKELQVRLDEAENNALKGGKKAIQKLEQRVRELENELDGEQRRHADAQKNLRKSERRIKELSFQGDEDRKNHERMQDLVDKLQQKIKTYKRQIEEAEEIAALNLAKFRKAQQELEEAEERADLAEQAIAKFRTKGRSGSTARGGSPIGHRPPVKPQFDGFAFPPRFDLHPEGDF
- the LOC100167379 gene encoding myosin heavy chain, muscle isoform X11 codes for the protein MPRVVKQEGDDPDPTPYLFVSLEQKRIDQTKPYDAKKACWVPDEAEGFVQGEIRGTKGELVTVALPNGEVKDFKKDQVGQVNPPKYEKAEDMSNLTYLNDASVLYNLKERYYHKLIYTYSGLFCVAINPYKRFPVYTNRCAKLYRGKRRNEVPPHIFAISDGAYVNMLTNKENQSMLITGESGAGKTENTKKVIAYFATVGASTKKEEEAAGGVKKKGSLEDQVVQTNPVLEAFGNAKTVRNDNSSRFGKFIRIHFGPSGKLAGADIETYLLEKARVISQQSLERSYHIFYQIMSGSVKGVKEMCLLSNNVNDYHFVSQGKTSIPGVDDGEEFKITDQAFDVLGFTEEEKNDIYKITASVMHMGGMKFKQRGREEQAEADGTDEGARVAKLLGVDCDDLYKNLLKPRIKVGNEFVTQGRNKDQVAYSVGAMSKGMFDRLFKFMVKKCNETLDTQQKRQHFIGVLDIAGFEIFDYNGFEQLCINFTNERLQQFFNHHMFVLEQEEYKKEGINWAFIDFGMDLLACIDLIEKPMGILSILEEESMFPKATDKTFEDKLTSNHLGKSPNFRKPAPPKPGCQAGHFALAHYAGVVSYNITGWLEKNKDPLNDTVVDQFKKGTNKLLVEIFADHPGQSGGQADAGGKGGRGKKGGGFATVSSSYKEQLNNLMTTLKSTQPHFVRCIIPNELKQAGVIDSHLVMHQLTCNGVLEGIRICRKGFPNRMVYPDFKLRYKILAPAAAEKETDPKKCAGVILENVGLDPDKYRLGHTKVFFRAGVLGQMEELRDERLSKIIGWLQSYIRGYIARKDFKKLQDQRLALLVIQRSLRKYMKLRSWPWWKMWSRVKPLLNVANIEDELRRLEEEVEKVTAALEREEKLRKELEALNSKLLAEKTQLLQSLEGEKGSASSIQERAAKLAAQKSDLESQLSETQERLTQEEDARNQLFQQKKKLEQENAGLKKDVEDLELSIQKSDQDKASKDHQIRNLNDEIAHQDELINKLNKEKKLSGETAQKTAEELQAAEDKINHLNKVKNKLEQTLDELEDSLEREKKLRGDIEKGKRKTEGDLKLTQEAVSDLERNKKELEQTIQRKDKELASLTAKLEDEQALVGKQQKQIKELQSRIEELEEEVEAERQARAKAEKQRADLARELEELGERLEEAGGATSAQIELNKKREAEMSKLRRDLEEANIQHEATLANLRKKHNDAVAEMGDQIDQLNKLKTKAEKDKCQFLCELNDTRASLDHISNEKAQTEKIYKQVQHQLNEVQGKLDETNRTLNDFDAAKKKLSIENSDLLRQLEEAESQVSQLAKIKISLTTQLEDTKRLADEEGRERATLLGKFRNLEHDIDNIREQLEEEAEAKADIQRQLSKANAEVQLWRTKYESEGIARVEELEEAKRKLQARLAEAEETIESLNQKVIALEKTKQRLATEVEDLQLEVDRATAIANAAEKKAKAIDKIIGEWKLKVDDLAAELDASQKECRNYSTELFRLKGAYEEAQEQLEGVRRENKNLADEVKDLLDQIGEGGRNIHEIEKQRKRLEVEKDELQAALEEAEAALEQEENKVLRAQLELSQVRQEIDRRIQEKEEEFENTRKNHQRALDSMQASLEAEAKGKAEALRMKKKLEADINELEIALDHANKANAEAQKNIKRYQQQLKDVQTALEEESRAREDAREQLGISERRANALQNEVEESRTLLEQSDRGRRQVEQELADAHEQLNELSAQATSISAAKRKLEGELQTLHSDLDELLNEAKNSEEKAKKAMVDAARLADELRAEQDHAQTQEKLRKALETQIKELQVRLDEAENNALKGGKKAIQKLEQRVRELENELDGEQRRHADAQKNLRKSERRIKELSFQGDEDRKNHERMQDLVDKLQQKIKTYKRQIEEAEEIAALNLAKFRKAQQELEEAEERADLAEQAIAKFRTKGRSGSTARGGSPIGHRPPVKPQFDGFAFPPRFDLHPEGDF
- the LOC100167379 gene encoding myosin heavy chain, muscle isoform X7; this translates as MPRVVKQEGDDPDPTPYLFVSLEQKRIDQTKPYDAKKACWVPDEAEGFVQGEIRGTKGELVTVALPNGEVKDFKKDQVGQVNPPKYEKAEDMSNLTYLNDASVLYNLKERYYHKLIYTYSGLFCVAINPYKRFPVYTNRCAKLYRGKRRNEVPPHIFAISDGAYVNMLTNKENQSMLITGESGAGKTENTKKVIAYFATVGASTKKEEEAAGGVKKKGSLEDQVVQTNPVLEAFGNAKTVRNDNSSRFGKFIRIHFGPSGKLAGADIETYLLEKARVISQQSLERSYHIFYQIMSGSVKGVKEMCMLSEDIHDYYYVSQGKTTIPNMDDGEEFQLTDQAFDVLGFTEEEKNDIYKITASVMHMGGMKFKQRGREEQAEADGTDEGARVAKLLGVDCDDLYKNLLKPRIKVGNEFVTQGRNKDQVAYSVGAMSKGMFDRLFKFMVKKCNETLDTQQKRQHFIGVLDIAGFEIFDFNGFEQLCINFTNEKLQQFFNHHMFVLEQEEYKREGIEWTFIDFGMDLQQCIDLIEKPMGILSILEEESMFPKATDKTFEDKLTSNHLGKSPNFRKPAPPKPGCQAGHFALAHYAGVVSYNITGWLEKNKDPLNDTVVDQFKKGTNKLLVEIFADHPGQSGGQADAGGKGGRGKKGGGFATVSSSYKEQLNNLMTTLKSTQPHFVRCIIPNELKQAGVIDSHLVMHQLTCNGVLEGIRICRKGFPNRMVYPDFKLRYKILAPAAAEKETDPKKCAGVILENVGLDPDKYRLGHTKVFFRAGVLGQMEELRDERLSKIIGWLQSYIRGYIARKDFKKLQDQRLALLVIQRSLRKYMKLRSWPWWKMWSRVKPLLNVANIEDELRRLEEEVEKVTAALEREEKLRKELEALNSKLLAEKTQLLQSLEGEKGSASSIQERAAKLAAQKSDLESQLSETQERLTQEEDARNQLFQQKKKLEQENAGLKKDVEDLELSIQKSDQDKASKDHQIRNLNDEIAHQDELINKLNKEKKLSGETAQKTAEELQAAEDKINHLNKVKNKLEQTLDELEDSLEREKKLRGDIEKGKRKTEGDLKLTQEAVSDLERNKKELEQTIQRKDKELASLTAKLEDEQALVGKQQKQIKELQSRIEELEEEVEAERQARAKAEKQRADLARELEELGERLEEAGGATSAQIELNKKREAEMSKLRRDLEEANIQHEATLANLRKKHNDAVAEMGDQIDQLNKLKTKAEKDKCQFLCELNDTRASLDHISNEKAQTEKIYKQVQHQLNEVQGKLDETNRTLNDFDAAKKKLSIENSDLLRQLEEAESQVSQLAKIKISLTTQLEDTKRLADEEGRERATLLGKFRNLEHDIDNIREQLEEEAEAKADIQRQLSKANAEVQLWRTKYESEGIARVEELEEAKRKLQARLAEAEETIESLNQKVIALEKTKQRLATEVEDLQLEVDRATAIANAAEKKAKAIDKIIGEWKLKVDDLAAELDASQKECRNYSTELFRLKGAYEEAQEQLEGVRRENKNLADEVKDLLDQIGEGGRNIHEIEKQRKRLEVEKDELQAALEEAEAALEQEENKVLRAQLELSQVRQEIDRRIQEKEEEFENTRKNHQRALDSMQASLEAEAKGKAEALRMKKKLEADINELEIALDHANKANAEAQKNIKRYQQQLKDVQTALEEESRAREDAREQLGISERRANALQNEVEESRTLLEQSDRGRRQVEQELADAHEQLNELSAQATSISAAKRKLEGELQTLHSDLDELLNEAKNSEEKAKKAMVDAARLADELRAEQDHAQTQEKLRKALETQIKELQVRLDEAENNALKGGKKAIQKLEQRVRELENELDGEQRRHADAQKNLRKSERRIKELSFQGDEDRKNHERMQDLVDKLQQKIKTYKRQIEEAEEIAALNLAKFRKAQQELEEAEERADLAEQAIAKFRTKGRSGSTARGGSPIGHRPPVKPQFDGFAFPPRFDLHPEGDF